From one Luteolibacter sp. SL250 genomic stretch:
- a CDS encoding peptide ABC transporter substrate-binding protein, which produces MLRWIACLALTIPLFSCQRETQVEKANREGILLVGNSAEPKSLDIHLVTGVIESKVLTALFEGLVANDAVSDDATPPGAAASWVHNEDMTEWTFKLQPEGKWSDGVPVTAEDFVFAYHRLLHPDLGGPYAEMLYFITGAEDFNRGTQKDFSQVGVKAIDALTLRVKLREPVPFLPSLTRHYTWFPAPRHVILKHGKMEARDNPWFMFPNMVGNGPFKLKEWRFHDVIEVDRNPHYWDAANVGINGIRFLPIENPYTETRAFLAGQLHTTYQVPSDLIKSMKRDHSRYFRQEPYVGTTFIRLNTTRPVLNDARVREALALTIDRQLLCEHVTEGFQPTVSFTPDMGSFHPQPVLTFDPEKARRLLAEAGFPNGDKFPRFSLLIARPSARASAEAIQAMWKTHLNILIDIQNKDWGSYVAAQQSLDFDMAAAGWIGDYLDPTTFLGMWTKGNGNNNTGWSDTRYEEMLREAAAQADPAKRLEYLQQAETILMGALPILPMTHYARNYLHHPSATNWHPLLLDHHPWKAIRLEK; this is translated from the coding sequence ATGCTACGTTGGATCGCCTGTCTCGCCCTGACCATCCCGCTTTTTTCCTGCCAGAGAGAAACGCAGGTCGAAAAGGCGAACCGTGAGGGCATCCTCCTGGTCGGGAACTCCGCGGAGCCGAAGTCGCTGGACATCCACTTGGTGACGGGCGTCATCGAGAGCAAGGTGCTGACCGCCCTGTTCGAAGGTCTGGTTGCGAATGACGCGGTGAGCGACGACGCGACGCCGCCCGGCGCGGCGGCCTCCTGGGTGCACAACGAGGACATGACGGAGTGGACGTTCAAGCTCCAGCCGGAGGGCAAGTGGTCCGACGGCGTGCCGGTCACGGCGGAGGACTTCGTCTTCGCCTATCACCGGCTGCTCCACCCTGACCTCGGCGGACCGTATGCGGAGATGCTGTATTTCATCACCGGAGCGGAGGATTTCAACCGGGGCACGCAGAAGGATTTCTCACAGGTGGGGGTGAAGGCCATCGACGCCCTGACGCTGCGGGTGAAGCTGCGCGAGCCTGTCCCCTTCCTCCCCTCACTCACCCGCCACTACACGTGGTTCCCCGCGCCGCGCCACGTGATCCTGAAACACGGCAAGATGGAGGCGCGTGACAACCCGTGGTTCATGTTCCCGAACATGGTGGGCAACGGTCCGTTCAAGCTGAAGGAGTGGCGCTTCCATGACGTCATCGAGGTGGACCGCAACCCCCACTACTGGGACGCCGCGAACGTGGGCATCAACGGCATCCGCTTCCTGCCGATCGAGAACCCCTACACGGAGACGCGGGCGTTCTTGGCCGGGCAGCTCCACACGACGTACCAGGTGCCGTCCGACCTGATCAAGTCGATGAAGCGGGACCACTCGCGCTACTTCCGGCAGGAGCCGTATGTCGGCACCACCTTCATCCGCCTCAACACGACGCGGCCGGTGCTGAACGACGCGCGGGTCCGCGAGGCGCTGGCGCTGACCATCGACCGCCAGTTGCTGTGCGAACACGTCACGGAGGGCTTCCAGCCGACCGTTTCCTTCACGCCGGACATGGGGTCGTTCCACCCGCAGCCGGTGCTGACCTTCGATCCCGAAAAGGCGCGCCGCCTGCTGGCGGAGGCCGGTTTCCCGAACGGGGACAAGTTCCCGCGATTTTCCCTGCTGATCGCGCGGCCATCCGCACGCGCCAGCGCGGAGGCCATCCAGGCGATGTGGAAGACGCATCTCAACATCCTCATCGACATCCAGAACAAGGACTGGGGTTCCTATGTGGCCGCCCAGCAGAGCCTGGACTTCGACATGGCCGCGGCGGGATGGATCGGCGACTACCTGGACCCGACCACTTTCCTCGGCATGTGGACGAAGGGCAACGGCAACAACAACACCGGCTGGAGCGACACGCGCTATGAAGAGATGCTGCGCGAGGCCGCCGCCCAGGCGGACCCGGCCAAGCGGCTGGAATACCTGCAGCAGGCGGAGACGATCCTGATGGGCGCGCTGCCGATCCTGCCGATGACCCACTACGCCCGGAACTACCTGCACCATCCGTCCGCCACGAACTGGCACCCGCTGCTGCTGGACCACCATCCCTGGAAGGCGATCCGCCTCGAGAAGTAA
- a CDS encoding right-handed parallel beta-helix repeat-containing protein, whose product MSRLASLILFFSATLLSAQEDFRPLANDAIKRGEKRVVIPPGTYRIAPKGGGGELWVLSGVKDVEIIADGVTMVGTKLMRAISMHKCAGVTLQGLTVDYDPLPFTQGEVIAAAEDGNSIDVKIHAGYPKKPYARIDVVDAKTRFRKKGMPFLWGTKAEMVGEDVVRVKLNGIANAAKPGDLASLSTGQEAGAPHAISIDQSERINLRNVTVFSAPGMGILEADGEGGSSFTKCRIVPGPKPEGATEERLLSSSWDAFQSKTIRKGPLVEGCEISHAGDDSWSVQSSDFLVVKNEGGTVVIASRDEFTEGVQNGDRIRAGVNGPEWKITSRTVVPRKDAGLAPEVLEKLTAAKTWDVWKVSPKCIVLTLDQPSDLKPGDSVYSPDRMGQGFVFRNNHLHSPGRLLLKAGGLVEGNTLDTPHAFIVCAELPGSAAAGIEDLVIRKNVIRNAGWFCAAPWSSQAGALSLTATGEKDQLRSAPVFKNVVIEDNIIEGGQGPHLVVSSAEGLTVRNNRFVSPLTEAAPDTGASYRIPKDSVVWIKESSGVIYEGNRIEGQGTFVNEAVVK is encoded by the coding sequence ATGAGCCGGCTCGCCTCCTTGATTCTGTTTTTCTCCGCAACGCTGCTTTCCGCGCAAGAGGACTTCCGTCCGTTGGCCAACGACGCGATCAAGCGCGGCGAGAAACGCGTCGTCATCCCGCCCGGGACCTACCGCATCGCCCCGAAAGGCGGCGGCGGGGAACTGTGGGTGCTGAGCGGGGTGAAGGATGTGGAGATCATCGCCGATGGCGTGACGATGGTCGGCACGAAGCTGATGCGGGCCATCAGCATGCACAAATGCGCCGGCGTGACCCTCCAGGGCCTGACGGTGGACTATGATCCCCTGCCCTTCACCCAGGGCGAGGTCATCGCCGCGGCGGAGGATGGCAACTCGATCGACGTGAAAATCCACGCGGGCTATCCGAAGAAGCCTTACGCCCGGATCGATGTCGTTGATGCGAAGACCCGCTTCCGGAAAAAGGGCATGCCCTTTCTCTGGGGCACGAAGGCGGAGATGGTGGGCGAGGATGTGGTGCGGGTGAAGCTCAACGGCATCGCGAACGCGGCGAAGCCAGGCGACCTGGCGTCCCTCAGCACCGGCCAGGAAGCGGGCGCGCCGCATGCGATTTCCATCGACCAGTCGGAGCGTATCAACCTCCGCAACGTGACGGTTTTCAGCGCGCCGGGCATGGGCATCCTGGAAGCGGACGGCGAAGGCGGATCGAGCTTCACGAAATGCCGCATCGTCCCCGGGCCGAAGCCGGAGGGCGCGACGGAGGAACGCCTGCTGAGCAGTTCCTGGGATGCCTTCCAGAGCAAGACGATCCGCAAGGGACCGCTGGTGGAGGGCTGTGAGATCAGCCATGCCGGGGATGACTCCTGGAGCGTGCAGTCATCCGACTTTCTGGTGGTGAAGAACGAAGGCGGCACCGTCGTCATCGCCAGCCGCGACGAGTTCACCGAGGGCGTCCAGAACGGCGACCGCATCCGTGCCGGTGTGAACGGGCCGGAATGGAAGATCACCTCCCGCACGGTGGTGCCGCGCAAGGACGCCGGTCTCGCACCGGAAGTGTTGGAAAAGCTGACAGCCGCGAAGACATGGGACGTCTGGAAGGTGAGTCCGAAGTGCATCGTCCTGACGCTGGACCAGCCGTCCGATCTGAAACCCGGAGATTCCGTCTATTCCCCGGACCGCATGGGCCAGGGCTTCGTTTTCCGGAACAACCATCTCCATAGCCCGGGCCGCCTGTTGCTGAAAGCCGGTGGCCTGGTGGAGGGCAACACGCTGGACACGCCGCACGCGTTCATCGTCTGCGCGGAACTACCGGGAAGCGCCGCTGCGGGCATCGAGGATCTGGTCATCCGCAAGAACGTCATCCGCAATGCGGGATGGTTTTGCGCCGCACCATGGTCCAGCCAAGCCGGTGCGCTTTCACTCACCGCCACCGGGGAAAAGGACCAATTGCGCTCCGCCCCCGTCTTCAAGAACGTGGTCATCGAGGACAACATCATCGAAGGCGGCCAGGGACCGCATCTGGTGGTCTCCTCCGCCGAGGGACTCACCGTGAGGAACAACCGGTTCGTCTCCCCGCTCACCGAAGCCGCACCGGACACCGGAGCCAGCTACCGCATTCCCAAGGACTCCGTGGTGTGGATCAAGGAAAGCTCCGGCGTGATCTATGAAGGTAACCGGATCGAGGGCCAAGGGACGTTCGTGAACGAGGCCGTGGTGAAGTAG
- a CDS encoding pseudouridine synthase has product MKLVKLLANLGYGSRKEVQRFIKTGAVTDLDGKVLGESEVPGHDRILFRGEPLDPQGPFTILLNKPDGYTCSAEDPGSTIYDLLPERFAHRNPGLNPIGRLDKDTTGLLLMTDDGKLLHKIIHPKSNCLKVYRATLDRPLEGHEGEIFASGELMLNSETKPLLPAKLEVTGEKEALITLHEGRYHQVRRMFAAVGNHVLDLERISIGGLKLPEDLEEGEWRVLSAEDHDNLFT; this is encoded by the coding sequence ATGAAACTCGTCAAACTGCTCGCCAACCTCGGCTACGGCTCACGCAAGGAAGTCCAGCGCTTCATCAAGACCGGCGCGGTCACGGACCTCGATGGCAAGGTGCTGGGCGAAAGCGAAGTGCCCGGCCACGACCGCATCCTTTTCCGCGGGGAGCCGCTGGACCCGCAGGGCCCTTTCACCATCCTCCTCAACAAACCGGACGGCTACACCTGCAGCGCGGAGGATCCGGGCAGCACCATCTATGACCTGCTGCCGGAACGCTTCGCCCACCGCAACCCGGGCCTCAATCCCATCGGCAGGCTGGACAAGGACACCACCGGCCTGCTGCTGATGACGGATGACGGGAAGCTGCTCCACAAGATCATCCACCCGAAGTCGAACTGCCTGAAAGTCTACCGCGCCACGCTCGACCGCCCGCTGGAAGGGCATGAGGGGGAGATCTTCGCGTCCGGTGAGCTGATGTTGAACAGCGAGACAAAACCGCTGCTGCCCGCGAAGCTGGAGGTCACCGGGGAAAAGGAAGCGCTCATCACGCTCCATGAAGGCCGCTACCACCAGGTGCGCCGCATGTTCGCCGCCGTGGGCAACCACGTGCTGGATCTGGAGCGCATTTCCATCGGCGGACTGAAACTGCCTGAGGATCTGGAGGAAGGTGAGTGGCGTGTGCTATCCGCGGAGGACCACGACAATCTTTTCACATGA
- a CDS encoding methyltransferase, with protein MDAADAPQLALAKTDGKPEPPAMNPALETLMLAFAADGLPVPQRALFLGAEPHADLAGWPQVTGWQPFKPKADAWDNAGLTRTSAPEGTWPLVMVLPGKSRDEALHWFALAHDLLEPGGTLLVAMPNTAGAARFEKELSQAAGEIRSIQKHKCRAFHAVKSPSWNQALLEEWRSLGGRRSIPDTRFTTEAGIFSADHIDPGSKLLVAHLPASLRGKAADLGAGWGYLTDALLKRCPKITSVDLYEADARALACAERNLAEYQRGLGEKDDPLSLESPACMVADEIPLTFHWDDVTKGLPERYDIILMNPPFHTGQATDVDLGRAFIRVAACALNRGGKLLLVANRQLPYEAELSALKFSWRKVAEDHVYKLLFADQR; from the coding sequence ATGGATGCGGCGGATGCGCCGCAACTTGCTCTCGCCAAAACCGATGGGAAACCGGAGCCTCCGGCGATGAATCCCGCGCTGGAAACCCTGATGCTCGCCTTCGCCGCGGACGGCCTCCCTGTCCCGCAGCGGGCACTGTTCCTGGGCGCGGAGCCGCATGCGGATCTGGCGGGGTGGCCGCAGGTCACCGGCTGGCAGCCTTTCAAGCCCAAGGCGGATGCGTGGGACAACGCGGGCCTCACCCGCACCTCCGCTCCGGAAGGCACCTGGCCGCTGGTGATGGTCCTGCCCGGCAAGTCCCGCGACGAGGCGCTCCACTGGTTCGCGCTCGCCCATGATCTTCTGGAACCGGGCGGCACGCTATTGGTGGCGATGCCGAACACCGCGGGCGCGGCGCGCTTTGAAAAGGAGCTGTCCCAGGCCGCCGGGGAGATCCGGTCGATCCAGAAGCACAAGTGCCGGGCCTTCCACGCGGTGAAGTCACCGTCATGGAATCAGGCGCTGCTAGAGGAGTGGCGGTCGCTCGGTGGGCGGAGGAGCATCCCGGACACCCGCTTCACCACGGAAGCCGGCATTTTCAGCGCGGACCACATCGACCCCGGCTCAAAGTTGCTGGTGGCGCATCTCCCGGCATCGCTGCGGGGCAAGGCGGCCGATCTGGGCGCCGGGTGGGGCTACCTGACGGATGCCCTGCTGAAGCGCTGCCCGAAAATTACCTCCGTGGACCTCTACGAAGCGGACGCCCGCGCGCTGGCCTGCGCGGAAAGGAATCTGGCGGAGTATCAACGTGGCCTCGGCGAGAAGGATGACCCGCTTTCGCTGGAATCCCCGGCGTGCATGGTGGCGGACGAGATCCCTCTCACCTTCCATTGGGATGATGTGACGAAGGGCCTGCCGGAACGGTATGACATCATCCTGATGAATCCTCCCTTCCACACCGGACAGGCCACGGATGTGGACCTTGGCCGCGCTTTCATCCGGGTGGCAGCGTGCGCGCTGAATCGCGGCGGGAAATTGCTGCTGGTCGCCAACCGCCAGCTTCCCTACGAAGCGGAACTCTCCGCGCTGAAGTTTTCCTGGAGGAAGGTGGCGGAGGACCATGTCTACAAGCTCCTTTTCGCCGACCAACGCTGA
- a CDS encoding 2-hydroxyacid dehydrogenase produces MICAVFDAKPYDREFLTRAASGTALELRFLEFRLGQETVFSADGAQGVCVFVNDRVDRPVVESLAEKGIRNIALRCAGFNNVDLEAAKEHGITVTRVPAYSPYAVAEHTVALLMTLNRKIHRAYNRVREQNFSLNGLVGFDLHGKTVGIVGTGKIGRITASIFRGFGCRVLAQDPYESAEWAAENGVTYTSLDELLAASDIVSLHSPLFPETYHLLDAGRFARMKRGAYLINTSRGKLVDTAALIAVLKSGHLGGVALDVYEEEEGIFFEDHSGHVLGDDILARLLTFPNVLVTSHQAFLTEEALGEIARVTVENLTRVAEGKAPLDTTLLG; encoded by the coding sequence ATGATCTGCGCCGTCTTCGATGCCAAGCCCTACGACCGTGAGTTCCTCACCCGCGCCGCTTCCGGGACGGCCCTGGAGTTGCGGTTCCTGGAGTTCCGCCTCGGGCAGGAGACGGTGTTTTCCGCCGATGGGGCGCAGGGTGTCTGCGTGTTCGTGAATGACCGCGTGGACCGCCCGGTGGTGGAGTCGCTGGCGGAAAAGGGCATCCGTAACATCGCGTTGCGCTGCGCCGGGTTCAACAATGTCGATCTGGAGGCGGCGAAGGAACACGGCATCACCGTCACGCGGGTGCCGGCCTATTCACCCTACGCCGTGGCGGAGCACACCGTGGCGCTGCTGATGACGCTCAACCGCAAGATCCACCGTGCCTACAACCGCGTGCGGGAGCAGAATTTCTCCCTCAACGGGCTGGTCGGGTTCGACCTGCATGGAAAGACGGTGGGCATCGTCGGCACCGGGAAGATCGGCAGGATCACCGCCTCCATCTTCCGCGGCTTCGGCTGCCGGGTGCTGGCGCAGGATCCGTATGAAAGCGCGGAGTGGGCCGCGGAGAATGGCGTCACCTACACCTCGCTCGATGAGCTGCTCGCCGCGAGTGACATCGTCTCTTTGCATTCGCCGCTCTTTCCGGAAACCTACCACCTGCTGGACGCCGGCCGCTTCGCCCGCATGAAGCGCGGCGCCTACCTCATCAACACCAGCCGCGGAAAGCTGGTGGATACCGCCGCGCTCATCGCCGTCCTGAAAAGCGGCCACCTCGGCGGCGTCGCGCTGGACGTGTATGAGGAGGAGGAAGGCATCTTCTTCGAGGACCATTCCGGCCATGTGCTGGGGGATGACATCCTCGCCCGGCTGCTCACCTTCCCGAACGTGCTGGTCACCTCCCACCAGGCATTCCTGACGGAGGAGGCGCTCGGTGAGATCGCCCGCGTGACGGTGGAGAACCTGACCCGGGTCGCGGAGGGGAAGGCCCCTCTCGACACCACCCTCCTGGGTTGA
- the htpG gene encoding molecular chaperone HtpG: MSTASPQQHTFQAEVKQLLDIVIHSLYTDKEIFVRELVSNASDALEKMRLKELTESDVFEKGKALEITIITDEENKTLTIADSGIGMTEEELVRNLGTIAHSGTKAFLQAMKEKGEAGPEVIGQFGVGFYSAFMAADRVEVYTRSWEPGAPGLKWESDGQGGYTIEPVEDVARGSKMVLHLKDETFAKKSKVEELLKKYSNFVSFPILVEGERVNTVGAIWLKSKNEVSKEEYAEFYKFIGHAWDEPFYTMHFSADAPITINALLFTPGENNERFGMGQMEPGVALYCKKVLIDPKPKGLLPEWLRFLKGVIDSADLPLNISRESMQDSALVRKLNQLITKRFLKFLEKQAADEPEKFREFHEKFGRFLKEGIATSYEHQEALAGLLRFESSMTEAGTLTSFADYNTRAKEEQKEIYYLTGPSREVIESGPYLEAFKARGLEVAFFTDPVDSYVLQSLPEFAGKTLVAADRAEIELDDLSDEKEKLGEAEAKSLTEWLQEKLGGKVASVNVGKRLVESPVVALTPKDSLNPQMRAMMKSMGQEMPEEKPTLEINAGHGLVKKLSSLKDSDPELAEAIGVQLADQALLAAGLVENPQAVAARMNALLERVIK, from the coding sequence ATGTCCACGGCATCCCCGCAACAGCACACGTTCCAGGCAGAGGTCAAACAGCTCCTCGATATCGTCATCCACTCCCTCTACACGGATAAGGAAATCTTTGTCCGTGAGCTGGTCTCCAACGCCTCCGACGCGCTGGAAAAGATGCGCCTCAAGGAACTGACCGAGTCCGATGTCTTTGAGAAGGGCAAGGCCCTCGAGATCACCATCATCACGGATGAGGAGAACAAGACCCTCACCATCGCGGACTCCGGCATCGGCATGACGGAGGAGGAACTGGTGCGCAATCTCGGCACCATCGCCCACTCCGGCACGAAGGCTTTCCTCCAGGCGATGAAGGAAAAGGGCGAGGCCGGTCCGGAGGTCATCGGCCAGTTCGGCGTCGGCTTCTACAGCGCCTTCATGGCGGCGGACCGCGTGGAGGTCTATACCCGCTCCTGGGAGCCGGGCGCACCCGGCCTGAAGTGGGAGAGCGACGGCCAGGGCGGCTACACCATCGAGCCGGTGGAGGACGTTGCCCGCGGCTCGAAGATGGTCCTGCACCTGAAGGACGAAACCTTCGCGAAGAAAAGCAAGGTCGAGGAGCTGCTGAAGAAATACTCCAACTTCGTTTCCTTCCCGATCCTCGTCGAAGGCGAGCGCGTCAACACCGTCGGAGCGATCTGGCTGAAGTCGAAGAACGAGGTGTCCAAGGAGGAGTACGCGGAGTTCTACAAGTTCATCGGCCACGCGTGGGACGAACCGTTCTACACCATGCACTTCAGCGCGGACGCGCCCATCACCATCAACGCGCTGCTCTTCACCCCGGGTGAGAACAACGAGCGCTTCGGCATGGGCCAGATGGAGCCGGGCGTCGCCCTCTACTGCAAGAAGGTGCTCATCGACCCGAAGCCGAAGGGCCTGCTCCCCGAGTGGCTGCGCTTCCTCAAGGGCGTGATCGATTCCGCCGACCTGCCGCTCAACATTTCCCGCGAGTCCATGCAGGACAGCGCGCTGGTCAGGAAGCTGAACCAGCTCATCACGAAGCGTTTCCTCAAGTTCCTCGAAAAGCAGGCCGCGGACGAGCCGGAGAAATTCCGCGAGTTCCACGAAAAGTTCGGCCGCTTCCTCAAGGAAGGCATCGCCACCAGCTATGAGCACCAGGAAGCCCTCGCCGGGCTGCTGCGTTTCGAAAGCTCCATGACGGAGGCCGGCACGCTCACCAGCTTCGCCGACTACAACACCCGCGCGAAAGAAGAGCAGAAGGAAATCTACTACCTCACCGGTCCATCCCGCGAGGTGATCGAAAGCGGTCCATATCTCGAGGCGTTCAAGGCCCGCGGCCTGGAAGTCGCCTTCTTCACGGATCCGGTGGACAGCTACGTGCTCCAGTCGCTGCCGGAGTTCGCCGGCAAGACCCTCGTGGCCGCCGACCGTGCGGAGATCGAGCTGGATGACCTTTCCGATGAAAAGGAAAAGCTCGGCGAGGCTGAGGCAAAGTCCCTCACCGAGTGGCTCCAGGAAAAGCTGGGCGGCAAGGTGGCGTCGGTGAACGTCGGCAAGCGTCTGGTCGAAAGCCCGGTCGTCGCCCTCACCCCGAAGGACTCCCTCAATCCGCAGATGCGCGCCATGATGAAGTCCATGGGCCAGGAAATGCCGGAGGAAAAGCCGACGCTGGAGATCAACGCCGGCCACGGCCTGGTGAAGAAACTTTCCTCGCTCAAGGACAGCGACCCGGAACTGGCGGAGGCCATCGGCGTGCAGCTCGCGGACCAGGCGCTGCTCGCTGCGGGCCTCGTGGAGAATCCGCAGGCCGTCGCCGCACGGATGAACGCGCTGCTGGAGCGGGTCATCAAGTGA
- a CDS encoding PIN domain-containing protein, protein MSAEVFLDTNVIVYSFDQSSPAKRERSLELLRGDSWAVSWQVVQEFASVALHRFKAPMSEGDLADYIELILMPHCRVFPSASIYRQALAVREQTGYRFYDSLVVTAALESGAKFLYSEDLQHGRKIGGMMIVNPFSGA, encoded by the coding sequence ATGAGCGCTGAGGTCTTCCTGGACACCAACGTGATCGTCTATTCCTTCGATCAAAGCTCGCCGGCGAAGCGGGAAAGATCCTTGGAGCTGTTGCGTGGTGATTCCTGGGCGGTAAGCTGGCAGGTGGTGCAGGAGTTTGCCTCCGTGGCGCTGCATCGTTTCAAAGCCCCGATGTCGGAGGGGGATCTCGCGGACTACATTGAACTCATTCTCATGCCACATTGCCGGGTTTTTCCATCTGCTTCGATCTACCGGCAGGCCTTGGCAGTGAGGGAACAGACAGGTTACAGGTTCTACGACAGCCTTGTCGTGACGGCGGCATTGGAGAGCGGCGCGAAATTCCTCTATTCCGAGGATCTCCAGCATGGACGGAAAATCGGTGGAATGATGATCGTGAATCCATTCTCCGGCGCCTGA
- a CDS encoding Nramp family divalent metal transporter produces the protein MPDAHDNPYVLTADRAEAPPATWLGRMKYLGPGLILTASIVGSGELIGTTIFGARAGFICFWVILVSCLVKVALQIEFGKYALYTGKSTMAALNGLPGPRFGRAGWAIWVWFVVMMVKLLQVGGIVGGMATLLAMAFPSVPVLVWLPLVVLTNCAFVSRGYSAIEKGSIVMTVLFTITTLLSLLALQWTGLAVTGEELLSGLAFGMPKEVVFYAWAAFGITGIGGDEILVYNYWLIEKGYAAKTGPRDDSPEWVARAKGWITVMKMDALISMVVYTVVTAAFYLLGAAVLHRLGQLPDDKDLLKQLSLIYTQSLGPWAKWVYLVGAIVVLASTMLAATGAWSRQFADAAGQFGFINFLDKAQRDKLVKIFTWLFPCLWALVFMYFRNSAMMVLVGGAATMAVLFVVVFASIWFRFRTLPASLKPGRGYDIALAVSILAILAVGVQALVSALQKIL, from the coding sequence ATGCCAGATGCGCACGACAATCCCTACGTCCTGACCGCCGACCGTGCGGAGGCACCTCCGGCCACCTGGCTGGGGCGGATGAAATACCTCGGACCGGGGTTGATCCTCACCGCCTCCATCGTGGGCTCCGGCGAGCTGATCGGCACCACCATCTTCGGCGCGCGCGCGGGCTTCATCTGCTTCTGGGTCATCCTGGTGAGCTGCCTGGTGAAGGTGGCCCTCCAGATCGAGTTCGGGAAATACGCGCTCTACACCGGAAAGAGCACCATGGCGGCGCTCAACGGGCTGCCAGGCCCTCGGTTCGGCCGTGCGGGCTGGGCCATCTGGGTGTGGTTCGTGGTCATGATGGTGAAGCTGCTGCAGGTCGGCGGCATCGTCGGCGGGATGGCGACCCTGCTCGCCATGGCGTTCCCTTCCGTGCCGGTGCTGGTGTGGCTGCCGCTGGTCGTCCTCACCAACTGCGCGTTCGTTTCCCGCGGATACTCCGCCATCGAGAAAGGCTCCATCGTGATGACGGTGCTGTTCACCATCACCACCTTGCTCTCGCTGCTGGCGCTGCAGTGGACGGGCCTCGCCGTCACCGGGGAGGAACTGCTTTCCGGCCTCGCCTTCGGCATGCCGAAGGAGGTCGTCTTCTACGCGTGGGCCGCCTTCGGCATCACCGGCATCGGCGGGGATGAGATCCTCGTCTACAACTACTGGCTCATCGAGAAGGGCTACGCCGCGAAGACCGGCCCGCGTGACGACTCCCCGGAGTGGGTGGCCCGTGCGAAGGGCTGGATCACTGTCATGAAAATGGACGCCCTCATTTCCATGGTGGTCTATACCGTGGTCACGGCGGCCTTTTACCTTCTCGGCGCGGCGGTCCTCCACCGCCTCGGCCAGCTTCCCGATGACAAGGACCTGCTGAAGCAGCTCAGCCTCATCTACACCCAGTCGCTCGGACCATGGGCGAAGTGGGTTTACCTCGTCGGCGCCATTGTCGTGCTGGCCTCCACCATGCTCGCCGCCACCGGTGCGTGGAGCCGCCAGTTCGCGGATGCGGCTGGCCAGTTCGGCTTCATCAACTTCCTGGACAAGGCCCAGCGGGACAAGCTGGTCAAAATCTTCACCTGGCTCTTCCCCTGCCTGTGGGCGCTGGTCTTCATGTATTTCCGCAACAGCGCGATGATGGTCCTCGTCGGCGGTGCGGCGACCATGGCGGTGCTATTCGTCGTCGTCTTCGCCTCCATCTGGTTCCGCTTCAGGACGCTGCCCGCGTCGCTGAAGCCGGGCCGCGGCTATGACATCGCGCTTGCCGTCAGCATCCTCGCCATCCTCGCGGTCGGGGTGCAGGCGCTGGTCAGCGCCCTGCAGAAGATCTTGTAG